The nucleotide sequence AAGGCGTTTTCAATCCGCTGATTAGCCGCTAACTGCGCTTCCTTTGAGAAGGGAATCTGAGCGAACAGCGCGTCTTTTTGCGCTTTTCGACTCGCGACAGTCTCGTTCAGAGCAGATGATGCCGATGCATTGGTTGCATCGGGCTGTTGCAGGGGGGGATTGGGATTAACGGCATTGGCGGCCGATGCTCCATTCAGCGGACTGGAGGCATTGGCTATAGCTTCCGAGGCCTCTTTATTACTACGTCGCCAGTTATCCTCAAGCGGTCGGTTACCCCAGCGGGCCGTAAAATCCTGCCGTCCCTGACTTAACGCAACCGGGTTATACAGGACCCAACGTTCGTTAGGGGGCAGGTTGGAGTTCGTTGCACCAGCTACTGTGCTTACGTTCCCGCCCGACGCCCTATCAATAATCTGCTGAGCTAAAGCGGCTTGAGCCTGGTCTTCTTTCTCGCGTTGCGTAATGACGTTATCAACTAATTTGTCAAGTGCAGCCGGGCTCATCTGAGCCAGATGAATTAGACTATCATCGGTACGAATCGTCGTCTGGTACTGAACAAATTCGTCGAGGGTTTTCTTGCGGACCTGTATAGCCGCGTAATCGGGCGACTGCGGAGGGAGCAGTGCCATGGCGCTGTCGTAATATACCTTCGCTTTCACGTAATCGGCTTTTTTCTCAAAGTACAAACGTCCCATTTCCAGGTAGGTATACGGAACCTGGGATGTATTGGCGCCCGCTTCCTGAATAGACCGGCTGTAGAAGTTGATGGCCTTATCAATCCGTCCATTGCGGGCTTCCAGCAAGCCCATGGTGTAATAAATCTTATCTTTCAGATCCGCGTTTTTGCGGTCGTTGAGCATGTTTTCGAATGTCTCCGCCGACTGCGCCACCCGCTTCTGATCGCCCGTTAACCCATTACTCTGAATAGCATACAGGTTTGCGTAGAATGATTGATCGTAGCTCGGATGAGATTTCAAAACCCACTGATAATGCGCGTATGCTTTTTGAGGCTGCCCGATCAGATCATACAACTGCCCCGCAATGAGGTGTAGCCGGGCCGTGGCTTCTCCTTTTTTCAGCGCCGGAAATGTGGCGTCCAGAATCCCGGCTGCGGTGGCATACTCTCCTTTACGCTCGTGCAGATAAGCTTTCGTCAGATAAAAATCGCGGGTATTGGCTTTGTTGAGGGGCTGCGTGCGTAAATACTCGGCAACGTTCAGGGCGTTTGGATAATCACCCGCTTCGACGTAAGCCCGCATCAGCCCAACCAGCGCTTCGTGTTTGTCGTTTTCATCCGTGCCTTTCGTGTTGACGTACTTGAACACTTCAATGGCATTCGGCAAATCCTGCTTGAGCATTCGGGCGCGGCCAATCAGAACGTAAGCATTATCGAGCCACTTACTATTCTGGTGCCGTTCGGGAATGAGCGAAGCTTTTTTTATGGCGTCGTCCAACTGCGGCTTCACTGGCTCAGCGAGCGTTGAATCAACGGGTAACAGAATAGGCAGCAGTTGATTGTAGTTTTCCTGACGAGTTTTGAACAGCAGTTGCTCAGCGCTGTTAATCTGGTCGCGGGCGATTACGTACGCATTGAAATGCGCCGTCAGGTTATGATATCCCTTGCTGATAGGCTTAGTACTGTATTGCGAACACGAAACCAGCCCACCGGTCAGCGAAGCAAGGACCGTCAGCAGGAGAAACGGGCGGTTACGAAAATAGCACAACATTCGAAAATAACACGTAGGCACTCGTATTCAAAACGCTCCGGACCCGAAAGGACGTATGGAACATAGAGCCAAATTAACGAGTTTTGAACGTTATATTGCACCAACCGGCCGAAAACTATGGAAAACCAGTCTGAACAGCCCGCTGAAAACCGGCCGAGCGACCCGAAAAAAAACGATGTTGTGAAGACGACAACCGAAAAAACGACCTCGTTTGTTCAATATAGCGGAATTGCCTTTCAGATGCTCGGCACCATCGGCTTAGGTGTCTGGGCGGGACTTAAACTGGATGAATGGCAGGAT is from Spirosoma taeanense and encodes:
- the porW gene encoding type IX secretion system periplasmic lipoprotein PorW/SprE — encoded protein: MLCYFRNRPFLLLTVLASLTGGLVSCSQYSTKPISKGYHNLTAHFNAYVIARDQINSAEQLLFKTRQENYNQLLPILLPVDSTLAEPVKPQLDDAIKKASLIPERHQNSKWLDNAYVLIGRARMLKQDLPNAIEVFKYVNTKGTDENDKHEALVGLMRAYVEAGDYPNALNVAEYLRTQPLNKANTRDFYLTKAYLHERKGEYATAAGILDATFPALKKGEATARLHLIAGQLYDLIGQPQKAYAHYQWVLKSHPSYDQSFYANLYAIQSNGLTGDQKRVAQSAETFENMLNDRKNADLKDKIYYTMGLLEARNGRIDKAINFYSRSIQEAGANTSQVPYTYLEMGRLYFEKKADYVKAKVYYDSAMALLPPQSPDYAAIQVRKKTLDEFVQYQTTIRTDDSLIHLAQMSPAALDKLVDNVITQREKEDQAQAALAQQIIDRASGGNVSTVAGATNSNLPPNERWVLYNPVALSQGRQDFTARWGNRPLEDNWRRSNKEASEAIANASSPLNGASAANAVNPNPPLQQPDATNASASSALNETVASRKAQKDALFAQIPFSKEAQLAANQRIENALYKLGKLYKFQLDQPADAIQTFEQLLTRYPNTLQKPEVYYLLHLSNEQLAKASIWKDKLLSEYPNTSYSRLVGRAVAQTTDSEAQAQKVYADIYDLYKANNVTEALARAENALSLFAGTQLEDKLALLRVILVGRVQGIDAYRQAMNEFVRDYPGSKLLPRVKEMQAAADQPTAKRK
- a CDS encoding AtpZ/AtpI family protein — translated: MENQSEQPAENRPSDPKKNDVVKTTTEKTTSFVQYSGIAFQMLGTIGLGVWAGLKLDEWQDNRRPIWTIVLSLVAIGASLYLFIRQLTQTK